CCGTTATGCTGACGTGCTGTTAATTTATGCGGAAGCTCAGAACCGTGCAGATGGTGCGCCAAATGCAGCGGCATATGATGCCCTGAACAAAATCAGAAAACGTGCTTTATTGCCAGAGCTTTCAGGTCTGGGACAAACACAGTTTGAAGAGGCGGTTTGGCGCGAGCGCTGGCATGAACTATGTTATGAAGGCATCACCTGGTTCGATATGGTGCGCTTAAGAAAAGTGTACAATGAAACCACCAATGGCTTCGATAATTTTGTTGGACATGCATTCCCAGCTAGTCCTTCAACCAAACTGGCAGATAAACACCTGCTTTTCCCATTACCGAGTGTAGAGATTAAAAACAATCCAAACCTCAGACCTCAGAATCCGGGGTATTAATTGTTTGAAATAAAAAAGCCTGCCGGAAAATTTTCCGGCAGGCTTTTTTATTGGCCATAAATCTTAATTATTTTTCTTTTTAACACCTTCCAGCATCTGGTCCAGGGTAGCCCGGTCCAGCACTTCTCCTTTAGCGATTACTGCGTATATTTTTTGTGTGGCACTGATGTTTTTCAGCGGATTTTCGTTCAGCAACAGCAGGTCTGCCTTTTTACCTCTGGTAATGCTTCCATAAGCAGTCTTATTCAGAAAAGCAGGAGAATTGATCACTGATGCCTGTAGTGCCTGAAGCGGGGTTAATCCATATTTTACCAATAGCTCCAGCTCCTGATGTAAACCGATTCCGGGATAGGCATACGAGTTTAAGTAACCGGCATCTGTTCCTGCCATTATTTTTACACCTGCCTTTTGTAACAGGGGAAGGGTCTTTACCGTTTTTTCAAATAGCTGATGCCTGAATTCAATTGCTTCAGCGTCGTCTTGTTCTACCCTTTTTACCCGCCCTTCATACGTCTTTTGTAAGCCTTTTCCAATATATTGCAGATAAGCATCGTTTTTATGGTTGTCTTTTTCGAAATAAGCCAGAATGTAATTCAACGATAAGGTAGGCGTAATATACATACCGTGTTTAGCCATATTTCTATAGGTAGACAATGCTGCGGTTTCATCAAAAGTATCCATCACCTTTTGATTAAAAGCCTTGCCTTTTAACGTACCGGCTGCAACTGCTGCGGAGATTTCTTTTTCCACTTTAGATCCGGCTTTAAGTGCATAGCCAAGATGTTCAACAGAGCTTAAACCCGCCGCTGCAATTTGTTCCATAGTCAGTGAGCTGGGAATGTGTGCGGAAACCTGGTAACCACGTTGACGGGCCATCCTGATGCTCTCTAAAAATAGATCAGGAGCAAGCGTATTGTCGGTGATTTTCACAAAATCAACTTTCATCTTTTTAAGGGAATCCAGTGCCAGTCCGATTTCCCTGGTGTTACCAACCTCTATATCGCCTTTCCAGACTGATTTGTAACCTTCCAGCTTCGGACCAGAGCTAAGAATCGTTGGCCCCTGAAGTTTTCCTGCTGCGATCTCCTCTCTCCATTGCAGTACGCTTGGGCTGATATCTGCTGCGGCATCCCGTACAGTAGTGATTCCATAAGCAAGGTATAACGGCAAGAGGTTTTTATTCTCATCGATGAGCTCTTCGCCTCCGCCAAAGTGCATGTGCATATCCCAAAGTCCGGGGATCACATATTTACCGGAAGCATCCAACGTTTTTAGCGCAGCATATTTAGTCAGCTGGCTTTCAGGGAAAACGGATATGATGGTTCCGCCTTTTATGGCGATTGCTTGTTTAGGAATTATCTTCCCGGTTTTTATATCAATAA
This region of Pedobacter steynii genomic DNA includes:
- a CDS encoding amidohydrolase family protein is translated as MKKILFLILGFFFTQSSFAQKQAADLLIKSATIIDIKTGKIIPKQAIAIKGGTIISVFPESQLTKYAALKTLDASGKYVIPGLWDMHMHFGGGEELIDENKNLLPLYLAYGITTVRDAAADISPSVLQWREEIAAGKLQGPTILSSGPKLEGYKSVWKGDIEVGNTREIGLALDSLKKMKVDFVKITDNTLAPDLFLESIRMARQRGYQVSAHIPSSLTMEQIAAAGLSSVEHLGYALKAGSKVEKEISAAVAAGTLKGKAFNQKVMDTFDETAALSTYRNMAKHGMYITPTLSLNYILAYFEKDNHKNDAYLQYIGKGLQKTYEGRVKRVEQDDAEAIEFRHQLFEKTVKTLPLLQKAGVKIMAGTDAGYLNSYAYPGIGLHQELELLVKYGLTPLQALQASVINSPAFLNKTAYGSITRGKKADLLLLNENPLKNISATQKIYAVIAKGEVLDRATLDQMLEGVKKKNN